AAACAAACATCAATAACGTCGTTGCCAAACCCGAACACAGACTGAatttatgtatacctatttTAACTTGAAATATTAGTGATCCGCGTTTTGGTTCGTAACCTAGGACTGCACGGTGCTCGGTGCAGCGCACGCAGAGCCACCGACCGTGTGCTGCGACTACTGGATGGGTAATGACTTGCAACGGTCACGTCTGCGCTTAGGCACAGCAGTGCTGATGATACGGCAACATTTAGCAATAAGCAGTTGTATGTAAAGTCTATTTATACATTTTACGAGTCTATACAAATTTTTGTACGTTGAAAACACATGTTTGAATACGTGAATAATGAAATGATCCTTTTTTGAGAATCATGTACTGAATCAACTGTAGTTGTTATTTTGTAGGCGGTCGGCACATTCCACTAGAAgaaaactcaaacaaaaattCCACGATTGATTTCCacattataaaatgtaaatggaTTTGAAATCCTAAGTGTAAACACCGTTTTGGTGTAATTGAGCACTTTTTGTACCATCACGTAGGTTTTGGGTACACTTTATGACTTTatatgaaatttgatatttttatattgaatatatataaattatacatgGATATGTATACATGTATATACATTGTTGATGGGTACGAGTAAAAGCCTACTATATCGCAACTGTTTAATTCTATTTTGGCACGTCAAGAGTTTCATCAGAACCAAAGTATACAAATCATTAAAGTCGAGTAAGAAGtaggaaaatatttatacaactcAGGGACTGAAGACTAGTTAAATGTTTGATATATTAACTGTATTTTAACTGACAATTAAGCGGTAACCTCTTTATTCAAAACCTGTGAACCGACTTAAAAGAAACAATACAGGAACTGAAACTAGCTGACGACAGGTTTTGAATGAATAACGTAGATTTTGAACGAGTAAGTAGATCTGTACTTGATTTGTAAACaatcattttcttttattcagGAAAAGGCTGAACTGTACTGTTGTTCCGTAAAGAATTACTTTTTGAACTGTACATACATTAGCTCAAGAAATTTTCACTAGTTACGTACTTGTAACGTACTGCTAAACATCTTCCACGTAGAGGCACAACGTTGAGGAGCTCGCAAGTGAACAGAGCAACGCAAACACGTAGGTAGCCCCAGATAGTAGTTGTATTAGCCGAGTGCCTCACGACCCACCACCGGTCGCCGCCAGTGAGGCTTCCTTGTGTGACGTTCCCGAGACGCCCACGCAACCACAATACTCCGTAGATCAGGCTCGCGCCCGTACGACGTCTGATCAAGCCAAATTTTATCGTACTGAATAAGAACCGCCTTTACTTGTGAAATAACCATAAAGTGCAATGTAGTACCGAGCGTCGTGGTACTTAGTTAAGTATTGGTCGTCTAGTGTTCCACGTACACTGTGGCTTCCTGTAAATGCAGTCTTCCGATAGATATTTCCGCTAAACTTTGCATTTAAATTTGATGTCAATGTATTAAAGAAATTCATTTCACGTTCAGAATATCACCCAAGCCTTGGTTGAACGTACCGTTTATAAGTGTGTCGTTTAATTTCCTCGCTGTAATGTTTTAGTTTCATTCCAATAAGCAAATCGTTGTTTCCGTAAATCGTTGTATAAAGCGACtatgtatgtattaagtatAGACAAGTACCAAATCAAGGTCACGTCGCGCACGTGGCGTATTCATCTAAGTGACTTGTAGTTATAGCGTGGCACGGTCCTGTGTAGTAGATCACCGTCGAAAGCAAAGTATTTTAGCacgaaaattatttttctaatgcTTCCCTTCCATTTAAGCAATAATAACTTGATTTGATGGTAGTGCCTTCAGCTTCCTCTAAAGTAATGCTCAGGTATGATACAATATAGCAGTTGCATGTgctttacacaatatttttacaggTAATAGAGAACTTACCGTATTACATAAACGTAgtgataatgtaaaaaaaactatgtttaaaatattttgtattaacaactaaaagaaaataatgtggCTGTCTAATCGTTGCATTTTTCACACATGATGTAAATGAATTGAACTCGACAGAAACGTAGATGTTCCTAGTTAAACTCACTTGTACATTCTAGACATGTGTGATAACTGATAACAATACTTTACTTTGAGATTACGGACTATGATttgtattacataaatatatgtagTGAGAGCTAAAAACACAAGATGAGCACAAAGATGCGATTGGGGAACCAAGTCTTGAAAACCAAAACTATGTTTCAACAGAAATCATGtcgatgaatagaaatgttaagtagatgtttttaaaaataagtcatTTAATTATAAGCGAACGCACGGATACGTCGATACAGTGAATAGAGAAGCTACGGGCACGATAACGAATGACGGCTAGGATTAGTTCTTAGGCTTAACTATAGATAGGATAGAATAGAAAACAATGTTTCGACGCTAAGATAGATAGCATAGAACCTTAGATTTAATATATTTGTGTGAGTGGGCGGCGCGGGCGTTAGCCTGCCGGCTCTAGGGTAGTTTCCTTTGttagtttattaaataatttaatttgaatggaCTGAAGCCGgccgccccgcgcccgcgccgccgctaGCGTAACGTAAGGACTAAGAGAATAGTGAACACATTCTTGATAAGTTTCAGTTGAACAAGTTTGCTTTCACCTCTTTCGTTATGTAGTTCAATAAGTGTAAAGAAgaaaattacatgaaaaaaacGGAAGTGTCGATACGAATGTATTTGTCCAATGTGTATTAATATAGTGTGGTGTTCTACCCAGCAGACTAGTCTAGACAGTAGAATagtataggtaaatatttagttAGGTAGTATTATAGAATTAtgaatgcaaaaaataaaaacttcataaaatgtaaaaaaaaatgaaatgaaattgttggTAAGACAGATTATTTTTAAGGGACATGTTGCTTCGTTGTGTTATGATGTGAGGTTTGGCATAACTATGATAATAGTGTAAAAGCATTTCTCGCAGAGAAAAGACAAAGGGGAAAGTTATGTATCTATTTTGTTACAAAGTGTTTGCAAGTTTCTATATTGTGCTATGAGCATTTTACGTGACCCGCATTATTTATAGTTATGCTGAATggaaactaaaatataatataaataaatcaaaatggtACTAAGAAGCATGTTTTATTGTGACGAGTCATGTTCCTTTGCATTGAACATATTTTGTAAGAGCAAAATGATTGAATAAAACAAGCGAAACCAAATCTAGtacattattttctttccatTTATCCCCTTATTTATAAGAAGAATTATAGAAAGACACAATCATTGatatgagtatttttgtgtAGGAAAGAGCTACAGTAATGATAATGAGTATGTAGGGATATTATCTTCAATGAAAAAAGGTCGGGTATATCTGTTGTCCTACACCCACTTTTGAATTTAACTATGATTCcccaatttatttcaaattcgcAAGTCGGATAGCGAACTAGCTGACTGGATAACCTTCACGCCAAAAATCAGACCCATAAAATTCAACTTATTTATTACTCCTCTTATAcgctaatacaaaaaaaaaatattctaagtaACATAACGTATACCTAAGACGGACGCATCATTTCTGAATAAAAGTCGAAATATCTTGTAAAAATAACCGTCAAAATGTATTTCGAACACTAGTAGGTATTGGTCGGTCGTAAAATGGAGTTAACCCTTACGCGTCTTGGTAATGCTTGGCCTTGAATATTCTGAGGGTGTTGTCAGAAGAGCCGCTGACGAGCAGCGCAGGGTTCGACCAATCACAGCACAGAACTTTGTCTTCGTGCCCGCTCAAGTCGTATAATGGTGTCCGGGGGCTGAAAATGAAAAGAAACTGCAATATCGAACAAAAGAATCATATCGATATGCTGCGGattttctataacctatctgAAACAGaagtctataaaaatataaaaattcatgCCACTTTTTTATTAGTTGTAATCCTTACTAGTATTATAAACGCACAACACAAGGGAGTTTGTCACGCTTGTGtttaaaacggctgaaccgatttgtatgaaattgcaaaaaagttaatattctGGAAGgtgtcacaaacaaaaatattggaaaatgaCACTAGATCCTAGCTAAAAATGACCATATATAAATTTTCGTTACCTCCTAGTTTCCCACAATTTGACTTGTCCGTCGTAGCCAGCTGAGAGGAACAATGTGTCTCGTGTTTTGGACCAGCGCACTGACTGCACCCAGCCCGTGTGAGAAGTGAACGTTGTCTTTACAATGCTCTCTGTAACATAGTaagtatatttgaagtaaattgtgtaggtaacaattactactcattttttttataattagctaTATGTACACATTAAACACATGACAGAACAAGTatttatttctaatgaaatTCTTCCAGCAGAGCCGTTGTAGGAAAGTTAGAATACCGAGGTGTAGACAGGTGACAGTCTCGTTACTATCACTTAAAGGTTTGCTGTAATTCTTAAAGAAGGTGTATGAtgtaataagattttattaCAATACACCCAAGTCTGGCAAATACTATGCttaaaaccgcatcaaaatcggtacagccaaacgtgagataatcgcgcacaaataATACTTGCATACATGCTCCTCTTTTTAAGTTGattaacaaaattaacttaaaacaaaCACTTCAACCAAGCAACGCTCaatttccatatatttttttgtttaattaattccaTTTAATTTTACTGATGATTCATAAACGAGGAACTACTGTTGattgatatacatatattagcTTAATTACTTATGCTGAAGATATTAAAATACACTAATTACCTGTGGATCTGGGATCATAAAGGCGAATATGTCTGTCTGCTGAGGCTGTCACAATACTATTGTTCAATGGAGACCAGTCCACGTCAAAGAAAGCCTTGTTtcctaaaataatagaaaaatattaaataggttGCTTGTAAACTATAAATAAGAGTTTATTTTGTATCCCTTAACATAGAAAATCACACATTATAATAGGTATACAAGCTTGGACACAacctctttaaaaaaatatttgtgaataaTACCCATGTTGAGCCATTGAACAGAATCAGTTATCGAAAAAACacgtttgtataataataataaggccCACATTCGCCTACCAAGAATTCGGGACTAAAGTCCCGTGGTCTTATGGAgacatatataaaataataaataatcaaaaaaataactatttaccaGCAACCTCCTGTTTGATGCCACCGAGTTCACAATCCCATAGCTTCAACAAATGGTCCCAGCCACTGGACAGTACTGTGTTGAAGTCCATCCATTGAACACCAGACACCGCTTCTCTGTGCCCTTTCAGAGTAGTCAAGGGCTCCTATACAAAAATAATGgccaatattgttattttactgTCTAGTGTCTACGACAATGTTTTAATCACTCCACATAAAACAAAGCGCGCTGCCGAATCTTTACATccctactaataatattataaatgcgaaagcaactctgtctgtctgtctgttacgctttcacgtctaaaccactgaactgatattaatgaaatttggtaGAGATATAGATGACCTCGAGAGAGAACATAGGATtcccttggaaacgcgatataaccgaactccacgcgggcgaagccgtgggcggaagctagttcataataaacttaaaaactaaggTAAGGTAAGGATTTTCATCTGGGTTACAATAGACTGAGTTTTGAAGACAGTTTCgttatatttataatacattAGTACAAAAACATTACTGATACTTTACACACTTACTCTAGACTTTCCAGTGTGTTCAGGTTTACTTCTTTTCTTTGCTGGTACATTGTCTTCATCCGATAAACCTGAAAGAGTAACAAATGTCTAAAGTGTAATTCAATATAATGTCAGACTATCAAAGAGAGGGTATTTtacaaaaactttcaaaacaaTGTACCTAAAATCTTGAAAAGTTCTCTCTTCTGACAAACACTATGGtgaaaccgcatcaaaatccggtCAGAAAAACGTGTGAGAATGGCACGCATACATACAGGTCTAActgaaaacctcctttttttaattggttaaaaATACACCATAAAGGAAACTTACTTGTACTCCATAAGCAGATATTGTTGTCCCAACTGCCAGTAGCGAATCTGTTAGCGTCAGCAGACACTGCAAGACATTCTAAACCCTTGTCATGACCTCGGCATGTGACCACACAGTCAACTGAGTTATTTGCAACATTCCACACCCAGAGCATCGCTGACTGGTCATGGGAACCACTGGAATATACAATGATGCAAGTTTTAGATAGAAGATTTTTTTGCATGAACCATGATGATAGACCTCAAATTGGATAATGGATAAGATGTAGGTACTGAAAttattatccctactaatattacgaaaatacgaaagtaactctgtctgtctgtctacccatctgtctgtctgttatgctttcacatctaaaccactgaactgattttaataaaatttgttacagaaatagagttgaccttaagaaagaacataggatagtttttattctgGACTTTTCAAGAGTTCTCttagaaacgcgatataaccgaccttgacgcgggtgaagccgcgggcggaagcttgataaataatttgctaagttttcgttttttttatggCATAGTTATCAACTTTTTCAGTACTGACCACTAGCACAGTGTCAACTGTACCGTGTTGAATGAATATGATATTGTAcgtttttttctattatatattattgtttgtgttttatgtgtacaaaactgttaaataaacaaataaatagatatttgttTGGGAAGTatagaacaataaaatatgtgacTTTTCCTATCTAGAAGTTGTTGTGTATGCAATAATCAAATATGACAATAATATATGAAGgaaaattgtaataattatcTATGTTTAAGACTTACCTTGCAAACACAGCTTGGTCTCCATTGAAAGAGACCCAAGACACAGCCTTCACAGGAGAAGTGTGACCAGGAATGGCCAGTTTGTGCTGGCCCTTTGTACTCCAAATGTGAATGCTGTTGTCATAGCAACCAGACAGTATCCTACAAAGAAAGGAATAATATAGGTACCATAATGATATCAAGTTATCATATCATAATATGAGTACACTTATTAACTTACCAGTCAGAGTGTGCATGCACTGTAGCGACCCAGTCATCGTGCATCAAGCAATCCTGTGGAGCTGGTGCCGGGAATCTTTCCAGATATTCTATTTCTAGTGTGTCTTCTGTGGAAACTCCTTTCTCTTGCAAGTGCTCTGCCAGCGACAAGCACAATAGCTCCCCacatattaaaaaatcgaaTTCAACAGCTTTCTCAAGTGATGGATTTGTCTCTTTCAACAAAGCATTTACCAAAGTATTCAAGTCCGCGGCCTGAACATTGCTCTGAATAGCGTAGGGGCTGTCTGGCACTGCATATCTATAAGAAAGACATAGACGAAGTAGTCAGAACATGTATATAGAG
The DNA window shown above is from Helicoverpa zea isolate HzStark_Cry1AcR chromosome 16, ilHelZeax1.1, whole genome shotgun sequence and carries:
- the LOC124637781 gene encoding ribosome biogenesis protein WDR12 homolog codes for the protein MSADIAEAQLQVRFITKQEQYAVPDSPYAIQSNVQAADLNTLVNALLKETNPSLEKAVEFDFLICGELLCLSLAEHLQEKGVSTEDTLEIEYLERFPAPAPQDCLMHDDWVATVHAHSDWILSGCYDNSIHIWSTKGQHKLAIPGHTSPVKAVSWVSFNGDQAVFASGSHDQSAMLWVWNVANNSVDCVVTCRGHDKGLECLAVSADANRFATGSWDNNICLWSTSLSDEDNVPAKKRSKPEHTGKSREPLTTLKGHREAVSGVQWMDFNTVLSSGWDHLLKLWDCELGGIKQEVAGNKAFFDVDWSPLNNSIVTASADRHIRLYDPRSTESIVKTTFTSHTGWVQSVRWSKTRDTLFLSAGYDGQVKLWETRSPRTPLYDLSGHEDKVLCCDWSNPALLVSGSSDNTLRIFKAKHYQDA